A DNA window from Porites lutea chromosome 6, jaPorLute2.1, whole genome shotgun sequence contains the following coding sequences:
- the LOC140940844 gene encoding neuropeptide FF receptor 2-like, protein METAIVWQLYSLLLTIVILFTIAGNSLVCILIKRNKTLKSSINWLLFHLAIADLLVAVFFIPPCVLSHFIHHPGGKTGNILCLIFTAGTLGWVSASASSFLLVSVAFERYYATLQPFRSLQRRYSWWLLLLLWILAISLNLPSVVVTAFDVQSQMCSENFPSYTFSRAYYITWSFCNSVIPICIMGCLYSSIILHLQKQTFIPDSSRASTTRRRNKVTKMLISVTVIFSVCWIPQATLCVISPIIPGGYGTVSAVATASALLNSCLNPLMYTLHSQQFRKNLASLISSWIPQKSSQTTVHSRGQS, encoded by the coding sequence ATGGAAACTGCTATTGTCTGGCAACTATATTCATTGTTGTTAACAATAGTGATACTTTTCACCATAGCTGGAAATTCCCTGGTTTGTATTTTgataaaacgaaacaaaacattgaaatcATCCATTAACTGGCTTCTTTTTCACCTGGCCATTGCAGATTTGCTGGTAGCTGTGTTTTTTATCCCTCCATGCGTTCTAAGCCACTTTATTCATCATCCAGGTGGCAAGACTGGAAACATTCTGTGCCTTATATTTACCGCTGGTACCTTAGGCTGGGTATCTGCCTCAGCGTCGAGCTTTCTACTGGTATCAGTTGCATTCGAGCGATATTATGCCACCTTACAGCCATTTCGGAGCCTTCAACGCAGGTATTCGTGGTGGCTGCTGTTACTGTTGTGGATTTTAGCAATCTCATTAAACTTGCCGTCTGTTGTTGTGACAGCCTTTGATGTACAGAGTCAAATGTGCTCCGAGAACTTCCCAAGTTACACATTTTCCCGTGCCTATTACATCACATGGTCATTTTGCAATTCAGTTATTCCTATTTGCATAATGGGGTGCTTGTACTCAAGCATTATTTTGCATTtgcaaaaacaaacttttattcCAGATTCTTCTCGAGCATCGACGACACGACGCAGAAACAAAGTGACCAAGATGCTCATTTCCGTCACTGTAATCTTTTCTGTTTGCTGGATCCCTCAAGCTACTCTCTGCGTCATAAGCCCCATAATTCCTGGCGGTTATGGCACAGTCAGCGCGGTGGCCACAGCGAGTGCACTGCTTAACTCCTGTCTAAATCCACTAATGTACACTCTGCACAGTCAACAGTTCAGAAAGAACCTGGCCTCCTTAATCTCGAGTTGGATCCCACAGAAGAGTTCTCAAACGACCGTTCACAGCAGGGGACAGAGCTAG
- the LOC140941181 gene encoding uncharacterized protein encodes MELGEGERDLMKMLMQNDPPEETIQRPMEDPAMVQSGGYSQPGMGYGSAHYSGMQQQQLPGMGHHQQPRGSNYHSISPGQMIPRSPNNGMMPQDLDLVLQQQQYQQQQQHQQAAYGSGNFQGYNGGYGGPRTMSPQTSVQSMGAYQGGFPSEQGYPQGTGSNHTVGEFGPQTGSNQAMGIPGPASLSLANLSARQQQYYSDGYGMNMPVSPVHKQMQQGGGFLQPPGIPYSQQVQSYQSNSYPKRPSPSSVPNQMQGFNAGGSFNARSNTGMQMPNMPYQSPTSPYQPPHSPVRRSTTSPVQQQDAGLYSRPREAFPQPRSPFGSSQAQFQLQQQQQQQPHSSCMFVQPSTTPSQSQYQSQQQKVGGLTQRRASYPGQQSTMKMPSPPPKRSPPTSLPNPKSPDLLRGNQLGFDDRGSVKPVSKKEKSSSPPYFDPSQVVSASQMKGTLSKKGGDSQKGLPRLRRSASDVGSPCVSPPLTKKVDASRSEEEGCDMKVNESKKVEEAKTVRGTRQSEHETHSPKKQLGDKREGNFETVKENKLSGPGSSLSPERNESVVETLKPDNVAQSSKESKHQQVVGCKEGEDGKSGAEKPSGDPNAKETEVTAAVWSLDVIKKDGISKEVINKADKNPAGDIAAGCNMENVTCEKDDLTSDTERKATNDNVQVSCAEKDSEKKQESGKVDGDREGNSSETTNVEGKLSKKPVVEAGKPANKKDNHLEGILAENRKTGQPVNGSDDELVRRDKKVGQSDITTVEGNHETAQRNGDASEASERKEADETDTVSTDTKGTVKQGFEPVKSANVATPSSNKCEPSTVKSNSKNKTAEENQHSVKPNSGSTPAVVVKEKPVTVSLRCEERLSSDDDDRLSASKVDSSPPPVESKTQGIQTIEQTTASPRSSHQQVTPIKATIIAKGKSAQSNQQVMVAKTTSGQMYLIQGNLLVPVQSLSSDSLSKQNSKVLIVNPVKTPTGQVKHIQTASVLKIADAKENIVHEASKGTAQKETAYEAGNEKNDEKLKSNRLRSSKGDTKSSEESPADKKHHTAALEKEKVSSSSGSNAGTDLTNSADKREDTSSTSRQAESMPEDKPPTKTPGRGRPPGSKDKQKRKSFVHKSKRTENEEKVDEPASKRKFSKTASVVKDMSSTEASTSSKRPLSLEVPTVNASKSPKRRKVSTSGSPVKHISVMPRGGVDGDSWVCCLCGKRSGHNLLGDLYGPYKTKYSKEKTDSSFAKDSKLSQKLSSPGRKSSSSSDAHVERKSSSNEDDMENYDLDLWIHRDCGVWSPGVFMLGKILHGLEQAVESAAQHKCVKCSEVGATLVCFKRGCIKMYHFACARDSGCTFVEDNFTIFCSTHK; translated from the exons ATGGAGCTGGGAGAAGGCGAGAGGGATTTAATGAAAATGCTAATGCAGAATGACCCGCCAGAGGAGACTATTCAGCGGCCGATGGAAGATCCTGCAATGGTTCAATCGGGG GGGTACTCCCAGCCTGGCATGGGTTATGGATCAGCTCATTATAGTGGGATGCAACAGCAACAGTTACCCGGAATGGGCCATCACCAACAACCAAGAGGTTCAAATTACCATTCCATCAGTCCAGGACAGATGATCCCTAGAAGTCCTAACAATGGCATGATGCCTCAAGATTTAGACTTGGTACTTCAACAGCAGCAAtatcagcagcagcagcagcatcaACAAGCTGCTTATGGAAGTGGCAATTTCCAGGGCTATAATGGAGGTTATGGGGGACCAAGAACTATGTCACCTCAGACGTCTGTTCAATCTATGGGTGCATACCAGGGTGGGTTTCCATCAGAACAAGGATATCCCCAAGGAACTGGCTCAAATCATACTGTAGGGGAGTTTGGTCCACAGACAGGCTCTAACCAAGCTATGGGTATACCAGGACCAGCTTCCTTGAGTCTTGCCAATCTGTCTGCCAGACAGCAGCAGTATTATTCAGATGGTTATGGAATGAATATGCCTGTTTCTCCGGTACATAAGCAGATGCAGCAAGGTGGAGGTTTCCTTCAGCCCCCAGGGATTCCTTATTCACAGCAGGTTCAGTCGTACCAGTCCAACTCATACCCCAAAAGGCCCTCACCTTCATCGGTGCCAAACCAGATGCAGGGATTTAATGCTGGTGGATCGTTTAATGCTAGATCCAATACTGGGATGCAGATGCCTAACATGCCGTATCAATCCCCAACCAGCCCATATCAACCACCACATTCCCCAGTAAGAAGATCAACCACATCCCCAGTACAACAGCAAGATGCTGGGTTATATAGCAGACCTCGTGAAGCTTTTCCACAGCCAAGGTCTCCCTTTGGCTCGAGTCAGGCACAGTTTCAActgcagcaacaacaacaacaacagccgCATAGTTCTTGCATGTTTGTTCAGCCCAGTACAACCCCATCCCAGTCACAATACCAGTCCCAGCAACAAAAAGTTGGAGGATTAACTCAACGCAGAGCTTCATATCCTGGACAGCAGAGCACGATGAAAATGCCTTCTCCACCACCTAAGAGATCCCCCCCTACCTCTTTACCAAATCCGAAGAGTCCTGATCTGTTAAGGGGAAATCAGCTGGGATTTGATGATCGAGGTTCAGTTAAGCCTgtttccaaaaaagaaaaatcatcatCACCACCTTATTTTGATCCCAGTCAGGTAGTTTCTGCTTCACAAATGAAAGGAACTCTTTCTAAGAAAGGGGGTGATAGCCAAAAAGGTTTGCCTCGTCTGCGGAGAAGCGCTTCTGATGTTGGAAGTCCTTGCGTATCTCCTCCACTCACTAAAAAGGTGGATGCGAGTAGATCAGAAGAGGAAGGGTGTGACATGAAAGTTAACGAAAGTAAGAAAGTGGAGGAAGCTAAGACAGTAAGAGGGACTCGACAGAGTGAACATGAAACCCATTCTCCAAAGAAGCAGCTAGGGGATAAGAGAGAGGGGAACTTTGAAACAGTGAAGGAAAACAAATTGAGTGGTCCTGGGAGCAGTTTATCACCAGAGCGAAACGAGTCTGTTGTGGAAACATTAAAGCCAGATAATGTAGCCCAATCTTCAAAAGAGTCAAAACATCAACAGGTGGTTGGATGCAAAGAAGGTGAAGATGGAAAAAGTGGTGCAGAGAAACCATCAGGCGATCCTAATGCCAAGGAAACTGAAGTTACTGCAGCTGTATGGAGCCTGGACGTTATTAAAAAAGATGGGATATCGAAAGAGGTCATCAACAAGGCGGACAAAAACCCGGCTGGAGATATAGCAGCAGGTTGTAACATGGAAAACGTGACTTGTGAAAAAGACGATTTGACCAGCGATACAGAGAGAAAGGCTACTAATGATAATGTTCAGGTATCGTGTGCTGAAAAGGACAGTGAAAAAAAGCAGGAAAGTGGTAAAGTCGATGGAGACCGTGAAGGAAATAGTAGTGAAACAACGAATGTGGAGGGTAAATTGAGTAAGAAACCTGTTGTAGAAGCTGGGAAACCAGCTAACAAAAAAGACAATCACTTGGAGGGCATCTTGGCGGAAAATAGAAAAACTGGCCAACCGGTTAACGGATCGGATGATGAACTTGTTCGTAGAGATAAAAAGGTTGGACAGTCCGATATTACAACAGTTGAGGGTAATCATGAAACGGCGCAGCGAAACGGGGATGCGAGTGAGGCTAGTGAAAGGAAAGAGGCTGACGAGACAGACACCGTGTCAACTGATACGAAGGGAACTGTGAAACAAGGTTTTGAGCCTGTCAAATCAGCCAATGTTGCAACTCCATCATCTAACAAATGTGAACCAAGCACCGTCAAGTcaaatagtaaaaataaaacgGCCGAAGAAAATCAACATTCGGTGAAACCCAACAGTGGATCAACTCCAGCAGTTGTTGTAAAGGAGAAGCCAGTTACGGTCTCCCTGAGGTGCGAAGAACGTTTGTCTTCGGATGATGACGATCGTCTGTCAGCTTCAAAAGTGGACTCATCACCTCCGCCAGTGGAAAGCAAAACCCAAGGAATCCAGACGATAGAGCAGACCACAGCTTCTCCACGTTCCAGCCACCAACAGGTTACTCCAATCAAAGCTACCATCATTGCGAAGGGCAAGTCTGCTCAGAGCAATCAACAAGTCATGGTGGCTAAGACCACATCTGGGCAAATGTATCTCATCCAAGGGAACCTTCTGGTGCCTGTTCAGTCTCTCAGTTCTGACTCCTTATCAAAGCAGAATTCAAAG GTGCTAATTGTGAATCCGGTGAAGACGCCAACGGGTCAAGTCAAACATATACAAACTGCATCCGTATTGAAAATAGCCGATGCCAAAGAAAACATAGTCCACGAGGCATCTAAAGGTACTGCGCAGAAGGAAACGGCCTACGAGGCGGGCAATGagaaaaatgatgaaaagtTAAAATCAAACAGATTGCGTAGTTCTAAGGGCGACACGAAGAGCAGTGAGGAGTCACCAGCTGATAAAAAACATCACACTGCCGCACTTGAAAAGGAAAAGGTTAGCAGTAGTAGTGGATCTAATGCAGGGACAGACTTGACAAACTCTGCAGATAAAAGGGAGGATACATCCTCTACAAGCAGACAGGCAGAGTCGATGCCTGAAGATAAACCACCGACCAAAACTCCAGGTCGTGGTCGGCCACCAGGGAGCAAGGATAAACAGAAACGTAAATCTTTTGTGCATAAATCTAAGCGAacagaaaacgaagaaaaagtGGATGAACCCGCTTCAAAACGGAAGTTCTCAAAGACTGCTAGTGTTGTAAAGGACATGTCTTCTACTGAAGCGTCGACCTCTTCCAAACGACCTCTATCTTTGGAGGTACCAACGGTTAATGCAAGCAAATCTCCGAAACGACGCAAAGTGTCGACTTCGGGATCTCCAGTAAAGCATATATCTGTAATGCCTCGTGGAGGAGTTGACGGCGACTCATGGGTTTGTTGTTTATGCGGAAAACGCAGCGGTCATAACTTGCTGGGAGATCTCTACGGACCTTATAAGACAAAATACTCCAAAGAGAAAACAGACAGCTCTTTTGCAAAGGACAGTAAACTATCTCAAAAACTGTCATCACCTGGCAGAAAGTCGAGTTCCAGTTCGGATGCACACGTGGAACGGAAGTCGAGTTCTAATGAAGATGATATGGAAAATTATGATTTGGACTTGTGGATTCATCGGGATTGTGGAGTGTGGTCTCCGGGTGTATTTATGTTGGGCAAAATCCTTCATGGGTTAGAGCAAGCTGTAGAAAGTGCAGCGCAGCAT AAATGCGTGAAGTGTTCCGAAGTTGGTGCCACGCTGGTCTGCTTCAAACGAGGATGTATTAAAATGTATCACTTTGCTTGTGCAAGAGATTCAG gTTGCACTTTCGTTGAGGACAATTTTACGATATTCTGCTCAACGCACAAG tga